GAAGTCGTGCGCGAACGCCGCGCCGATCCGCTCCGTGACGGCCAGCGCCCCTTCGAACGTCTCGCGGGTCGCGAGCGCGCCGGTCGGGTTGTTCGGGTAGTTGAGCATCAGGATGCTCGCGCGCTCGAGGTCGTCGAGCGCCTCGAACTGCGGCTGGTACCCCGGCTCGGCGAGCGGCAGCGGCACGATCCGGCCTCCCGCGAACCCAGCCGCCGACGTGTACATGGGGTACCCCGGGTCGGGGAGCACGATGTTCTCGCCCGGATCGGTGAGCGCGATGATCGCCGACATGAGGCCCTCGTGCGATCCATGGAAGATCGCGACACCGGCATCCGGATCGATGTCGACGCCGTGGTCGTCGCGGTAGCGCTGTGCGATCGCGATCCGCAGGGCAGGCCGACCCGCGTAGGACGGATAGCGGTGGTTGGCGGGATCGGCGACGGCCGCCTGCATCGCGCCGACGATCGCTTCGGGTGTCGGCAGGTCGGGGTTGCCCTTCGACACGTCGATCATGCGCGCGCCGGGCTCGAGCGAGAGCCGCGCGATTTCGCGGTCCATCGCGCCCCAGAAGTTCGGCGGGAGCACCTGCACGCGCGCGGCGGGGGTGAAGGATGCCACGCTCAGCGCCTCCGGTAGCGGCGGGCGATCGACGTGCCGATCATCTGGATGCCCTGCACGAGCACGATCAGGGTGACGCACGTGAGCACCATCGCGAAGCCGTCATAGCGCTGGTAGCCGTACGAGAGCGCGAGGTCGCCGATGCCGCCCGCGCCGACGGTGCCGGCCATGGCGGTGGCGTCGATGAGTCCGACGGTCGCGATCGTGACGGCGAGGATGAGCGACCCTCGCGCTTCGGGAAGGAGGAAGCGCCAGAAGATCTGGAACGGCGAGGCTCCCATCGAGCGTGCGGCCTCGATGACGCCCTGTGGCACTTCGAGGAGCGAGTTCTCGACGAGACGGCCGATGTAGGGGGCGATCATGACGGTGAGCGGCACGATGGCCGCCCAGACGCCGATGCTCGTGCCGACGATGAACCGTGTGAAGGGGAGGATCGCGACGAGCAACACGATGAACGGCAACGAGCGCACGATGTTGACGACGATCCCGAGCGCGATGTTGACCGCGCGGTTCTGCACGACACCGCCCGGGCGGGTGACGGCGAGGATCGTGCCGATCGCGATGCCGAGGATCGACCCGAGCACGAGCGAGACGCCGAGCATCTGCAGCGTTTCGCCGAGGGCCTTGAAGAAGATCTCCGGTGTGATGAGCGTGAAGCGTTCGTCGTTCATGCCGCGACCGCCTCGAGGCTCACGACGCGCGAGGAGAGATAGGCGCGAGCGGATGCCACGCGGTCGGCCGGCCCCGACACCTTCACGATCATCTGCCCGACCGTGTGCTCCTGGATCTCGGTCATGTCGGCGTGGAGCATGTTGACCGTCACGCCGTGGTCCGTGATGAGGTCGGAGACGAGCGGCTGCGTGACCTGCTCGTCGAGCAGCAGAAGGCGCCAGAGGCCGTCGCCGCCGAGGTGCTCGACGACGCGGTGCGGGATCCCTTGCGGAACGACGGTCGTGACGAAGTCGCGGGCGATGTCCGTCCGCGGGTGCAGGAAGGTCTCGAGCACGGAGCCCGTCTCGACGACCTCGCCTGCCGCCATGACGGCGACGTCGTGCGCGAGGTCCTTGATGACGTCCATTTCGTGCGTCACGACGAGGATCGTCGTGCCGTACTCGCGGTTGACGCTGCGGAGCAGGTCGATGATCTGCGTCGTCGTCGTGGGGTCGAGCGCGCTTGTCGCCTCGTCGGCCAGGAGGATCTTGGGATTGCGGGCGAGGGCGCGGGCGATGCCGACGCGCTGCTTCTGTCCGCCCGACAGCTCGCCCGCGAAGCTGTCGGCCTTCGCCGCGAGCCCGACGAACTCCAGCAGCTCATCAGCGCGGGCGCGGGCTTTCTCGGGCTTTACGCCGTCCAGGCGCAGCGGCATCGCGACGTTGTCGCGCACGCGCACCGTCTCGAGCAGATTGAACTGCTGGAAGATCATGCCGGTGTGCTTCTGCGCGTCGCGTAGCGCGCGTCCGCGGAGTCCGCCGATCTCGACACCGTCGACGACGACGCGTCCCGACGTGGGCTGCTCGAGCCCGTTGACCAGTCGGATGAGGGTCGACTTTCCCGCGCCCGAGTAGCCGATGACCCCGAAGATCGACCCCGGCGCGACGGTCAGAGAGACGCCGCGGAGGGCAGCCGTCTGGGCGGCCCTCCCGGGGAACGTCTTCGACACGTCGTCGAAGACGACGGTGCCTTCCGGCTGTGGACTCACTCGAACCAGGCCGGCAGGTTGTAGCCGTCGTACTGCGGGTTCGACGTGATGTACTCGATGAACTCCGGCGACTCGTAGGCCGCCTTGATCGCGAGGGCCCACGGCGACTCGAGGTCGGCTTCGCGCACGGT
This genomic stretch from Microbacterium sp. SLBN-146 harbors:
- a CDS encoding aminotransferase class I/II-fold pyridoxal phosphate-dependent enzyme, yielding MASFTPAARVQVLPPNFWGAMDREIARLSLEPGARMIDVSKGNPDLPTPEAIVGAMQAAVADPANHRYPSYAGRPALRIAIAQRYRDDHGVDIDPDAGVAIFHGSHEGLMSAIIALTDPGENIVLPDPGYPMYTSAAGFAGGRIVPLPLAEPGYQPQFEALDDLERASILMLNYPNNPTGALATRETFEGALAVTERIGAAFAHDFAYSSLGFGGRRPLSALAVDTGLERTVELQTLSKTYSMAGWRIGFAAGNPSIIDAMKRYQAHAFSTMFGASQDAAAAALGGDQAASLALVEVYERRRDLVVSGLRAGGWDVIEPEGSFFVWLRVPGDAVELAARLREEARVAVAPGDGFGERGRGHIRLGLVQDDETLMELIERMSAFARRN
- a CDS encoding methionine ABC transporter ATP-binding protein codes for the protein MSPQPEGTVVFDDVSKTFPGRAAQTAALRGVSLTVAPGSIFGVIGYSGAGKSTLIRLVNGLEQPTSGRVVVDGVEIGGLRGRALRDAQKHTGMIFQQFNLLETVRVRDNVAMPLRLDGVKPEKARARADELLEFVGLAAKADSFAGELSGGQKQRVGIARALARNPKILLADEATSALDPTTTTQIIDLLRSVNREYGTTILVVTHEMDVIKDLAHDVAVMAAGEVVETGSVLETFLHPRTDIARDFVTTVVPQGIPHRVVEHLGGDGLWRLLLLDEQVTQPLVSDLITDHGVTVNMLHADMTEIQEHTVGQMIVKVSGPADRVASARAYLSSRVVSLEAVAA
- a CDS encoding methionine ABC transporter permease — encoded protein: MNDERFTLITPEIFFKALGETLQMLGVSLVLGSILGIAIGTILAVTRPGGVVQNRAVNIALGIVVNIVRSLPFIVLLVAILPFTRFIVGTSIGVWAAIVPLTVMIAPYIGRLVENSLLEVPQGVIEAARSMGASPFQIFWRFLLPEARGSLILAVTIATVGLIDATAMAGTVGAGGIGDLALSYGYQRYDGFAMVLTCVTLIVLVQGIQMIGTSIARRYRRR